Proteins found in one Anas platyrhynchos isolate ZD024472 breed Pekin duck chromosome 18, IASCAAS_PekinDuck_T2T, whole genome shotgun sequence genomic segment:
- the FPGS gene encoding folylpolyglutamate synthase, mitochondrial isoform X3, giving the protein MVARGLRALRAAAAGRGRGGRRGLSTRPARAPAADYQDAIRTLNSLQTNASFLEQLRRERPDPRAQLEAMRGFLERSGLQVEDLDGLNIIHVTGTKGKGSACAFTERILRGYGLKTGFYSSPHLVQVRERIRINGQPLSKELFSKYFWLVYNRLEETKDAAQASMPAYFRFLTIMAFHVFLQEKVDLAVLEVGIGGAYDCTNIIRTPVVCGVSSLGIDHTSILGDTVEKIAWQKGGIFKPGVPAFTVPQPERPLEVLRDRARELGCPLYVCPELDAFEAGSQALELGLAGGHQRSNAALALQLARTWLQRRGYEAGPEVLPEVPLSTELLAQPSVPLAPVFRPSDAMIQGLRDTEWLGRTQVLPHGAVTWYLDGAHTTSSVQACVRWFRQAALSHDKPQDGSEVRVLLFNATGDRDTAALLKLLLPCHFDYAVFCPNFTELSVTGSADQQNFTVTLENALTRCLENQKTWGRLLEEKGGQETPWLSPPRQVGGLLEPAPLRGGGAALLLVPPAERPLNSPSLVFPCLSHALQWIAQGRDPHLPAPPPKGGAHPQPVASSGAVLLQEAAAIHVLVTGSLHLVGGVLKLLDPSLSQ; this is encoded by the exons ATGGTGGCGCGGGGGCTGCGCGCGCTGCGGGccgcggcggcggggagggggaggggggggaggagggggctgagcacGCGCCCCGCGCGCGCCCCCGCCGCGGATTATCAg GACGCCATCCGCACGCTGAACTCGCTGCAGACCAACGCCAGTTTCCTGGAGCAGCTCCGCAGGGAGCGCCCCGACCCCCGGGCACAGCTGGAGGCCATGAGGGGCTTCCTGGAGAGGAGCGGGCtgcag GTGGAGGACCTGGACGGGCTGAACATCATCCACGTCACCGGGACGAAGGGCAAG GGCTCAGCGTGCGCCTTCACCGAGCGCATCCTCCGCGGCTACGGGCTGAAGACCGGCTTCTACAG ctccccgcaCCTGGTGCAGGTGCGCGAGCGGATCCGCATCAACGGGCAGCCGCTCAGCAAGGAGCTCTTCAGCAAGTACTTCTGGCTGGTCTACAACCGCCTGGAGGAGACCAAG GACGCGGCGCAGGCCAGCATGCCGGCGTATTTCCGCTtcctcaccatcatggccttcCACGTCTTCCTGCAGGAAAAG GTGGACCTGGCGGTGCTGGAGGTGGGCATCGGCGGCGCCTACGACTGCACCAACATCATCAG GACCCCCGTGGTGTGCGGCGTCTCCTCACTGGGCATCGACCACACCAGCATCCTGGGGGACACGGTGGAGAAGATCGCCTGGCAGAAGGGGGGCATTTTTAAG CCCGGTGTGCCGGCGTTCACCGTGCCGCAGCCCGAGCGGCCGCTGGAGGTGCTGCGGGACCGAGCCCGGGAGCTTGGG TGCCCCCTCTACGTCTGCCCGGAGCTGGACGCCTTCGAGGCCGGGAGCCAAgcgctggagctggggctggcggGCGGCCACCAGCGCTCCAACGCCGCGCTGGCACTGCAGCTCGCCAGGACGTGGCTGCAGCGGCGGGGCTACGAGG CAGGTCCCGAGGTCTTGCCGGAGGTGCCGCTCAGCACGGAGCTGTTGGCACAGCCATCGGTGCCGCTGGCGCCCGTGTTTCGTCCCAGCGATGCCATGATCCAAG gtttGAGGGACACGGAGTGGCTGGGCCGCACGCAGGTGCTGCCCCACGGCGCCGTGACCTGGTACCTGGACGGGGCGCACACCACCAGCAGCGTCCAGGCCTGCGTCCGCTGGTTCCGCCAGGCTGCCCTCAGCCACGACAAGCCCCAGGA CGGCTCCGAGGTGCGTGTGCTGCTCTTCAACGCCACGGGGGACCGGGACACGGCCGCGCTGCtcaagctgctgctg ccctgccactTCGACTACGCCGTCTTCTGCCCCAACTTCACGGAGCTGTCAGTGACCGGCAGTGCTG ACCAACAAAACTTCACCGTGACCCTGGAGAACGCCCTGACCCGCTGCCTGGAGAACCAGAAGACGTGGGGgcggctgctggaggagaaggggggcCAGGAGACCCCCTGGTTGTCCCCCCCCCGGCAagtgggggggctgctggagccgGCCCCCTtacggggagggggggcagccctgctgctggtgccccCAGCCGAGCGCCCCCTCAACTCCCCCTCCCTCGTCTTCCCCTGCCTCTCCCACGCCCTGCAGTGGATCGCCCAGGGCCGGGACCCCCacctccccgcgcccccccccaaGGGGGGGGCACACCCCCAGCCCgtggccagcagcggggccgtgctgctgcaggaggcggCCGCCATCCACGTCCTCGTCACCGGCAGCCTGCACCTGGTGGGGGGGGTCCTCAAGCTGCTGGACCCCTCCCTGTCCCAGTGA
- the ENG gene encoding endoglin → MCLRSPPSLLLLLLLPLLARPDLVPAEGCDLRPVAAEHPVTLSYSTSTVPWGCVSSSSLHSANEVHVLSIQWSKGPSTTLNVLVTAPASGCTRSAVLVLQCSQCSASITSPCPELIVLTDAFVIQGSPEVQQRELPAAASKGQLLDWARGTYGGITSYSELWDPRTIHLRLGEDARSPPDCVPQEHFDAAPHLDAEVFSQGMRSCASGSAHSSRTAHIIQLQPEHSSPLTEVNLSMSCSEPATGNHILILQSHTNLTWILSPTGCHVSFLVSSPYRITSMPWQLISGGTLPDTEQGLVAKAFEKNCSVIASYSIIPTSPRITLEIQEREVPRKPPPMLTSPAPTLDTLPNDLLLMLRPWKCTDDTMEIIITRSHLEPIKDVVNITLRDISCQAEKNATHFMLRTPLSHCGTSLESQGNAKNELILSLSKGSVPRIVRVAFQCQIPRELFLRLFPTAAFEVPQTELEVNKEAFVQASMRWDDYPADLQLKECWLVAAGREPLLLVQANKAQSSSVAVLEEPPGSRARKVWRFRFTYAVPEGGHVPFSAALKCKAGLQNNTIFEKVLEVTVKDVWRPPNNRGLGLGAVLGITFGAFLIGALLTAGLWYIYSHTRPISKLQPVSTTAPASESSSTNHSIGSTQSTPCSTSSMA, encoded by the exons ACCTCGTCCCCGCCGAGGGCTGCGACCTGCGGCCGGTGGCGGCGGAGCACCCGGTCACCCTGTCCTACAGCACGAGCACGGTGCCGTGGGGCTGcgtcagcagcagctccctgcacagcGCCAATGAAGTCCACGTCCTCAGCATCCAGTGGTCCAAG GGCCCATCCACCACGCTCAATGTGTTGGTCACGGCTCCAGCCAGCGGCTGCACCCGGTCGGCGGTGCTGGTCctgcagtgctcccagtgctcggCCTCCATCACCTCCCCGTGCCCGGAGCTCATCGTCCTCACC GACGCCTTCGTGATCCAGGGCAGCCCCGAGGTGCAGCAGAGGGAGCTGCCGGCGGCTGCCAGcaaggggcagctgctggactgGGCACGGGGCACCTACGGGGGCATCACGTCCTACAGCGAGCTGTGGGACCCGCGCACCATCCACCTCCGCCTGGGCGAAG atgcccgcagccccccagacTGCGTCCCCCAGGAGCACTTCGACGCCGCGCCGCACCTCGATGCCGAGGTGTTCTCCCAAGGGATGAGGAGCTGCGCCAGCGGCAGCGCCCACAGCTCCAGGACTGCCCACATCATCCAGCTGCAGCCCGAGCACAG CTCGCCCCTCACGGAGGTGAACCTGTCCATGAGCTGTTCCGAGCCGGCAACGGGCAACCACATCCTCATCCTGCAGAGCCACACCAACCTCACCTGGATCCTCTCGCCTACCGGCTGCCACGTCAGCTTCCTG GTCTCCAGCCCCTACAGGATCACGTCCATGCCATGGCAGCTCATATCTGGAGGGACGCTGCCCGACACGGAGCAGGGCCTGGTCGCCAAAGCCTTCGAGAAGAACTGCAGCGTCATCGCCTCCTATTCCATCATCCCCACCAGCCCCCGCATCACCCTGGAGATCCAGGAGCGCG AGGTCCCGAGGAAGCCGCCCCCGATGCTCACGTCGCCGGCCCCCACCTTGGACACGCTGCCCAACGACCTGCTCCTCATGCTCCGGCCCTGGAAGTGCACGGATGACACCATGGAGATCATCATCACCAGGTCCCACCTGGAG CCCATCAAGGACGTGGTGAACATCACCCTGCGGGACAtcagctgccaggcggagaagaaCGCCACGCACTTCATGCTGCGCACCCCCCTCAGCCACTGCGGCACCTCGCTGGAGAGCCAGGGCAACGCCAAGAACGAG CTCATCCTCAGCCTGTCCAAGGGCTCGGTGCCCAGGATTGTGCGG GTGGCCTTCCAGTGCCAGATCCCACGGGAGCTCTTCCTGCGCCTCTTCCCCACCGCTGCCTTCGAGGTGCCGCAGACGGAGCTGGAGGTCAACAAGGAGGCTTTCGTGCAG GCCTCCATGCGCTGGGACGACTACCCGGCCGACCTGCAGCTGAAGGAGTGCTGGCtggtggcagcggggagggagccgctgctgctggtgcaggcCAACAAGGCGCAGAGCTCCAGCGTGGCCGTGCTGGAGGAGCCCCCcggcagcagggccaggaagGTTTGGCGATTCCGCTTCACCTACGCCGTCCCCGAGGGCGGCCACGTCCCCTTCTCCGCCGCCCTCAAGTGCAAGGCCGGGCTGCAG AACAACACCATCTTCGAGAAGGTTTTGGAGGTGACCGTGAAGGACGTCTGGAGGCCACCCAACa accgagggctggggctgggcgcCGTGCTGGGCATCACCTTCGGAGCCTTCCTCATCGGGGCGCTCCTCACCGCCGGGCTCTGGTACATCTACTCGCACACCC GGCCCATCTCCAAACTGCAGCCGGTCTCCACCACGGCGCCGGCCtcggagagcagcagcaccaaccACAGCATCGGCAGCACGCAGAGCACCCCCTGCTCCACCAGCAGCATGGCCTga
- the FPGS gene encoding folylpolyglutamate synthase, mitochondrial isoform X4, whose amino-acid sequence MIKDTYKDAIRTLNSLQTNASFLEQLRRERPDPRAQLEAMRGFLERSGLQGSHGVADLQVEDLDGLNIIHVTGTKGKGSACAFTERILRGYGLKTGFYSSPHLVQVRERIRINGQPLSKELFSKYFWLVYNRLEETKDAAQASMPAYFRFLTIMAFHVFLQEKVDLAVLEVGIGGAYDCTNIIRTPVVCGVSSLGIDHTSILGDTVEKIAWQKGGIFKPGVPAFTVPQPERPLEVLRDRARELGCPLYVCPELDAFEAGSQALELGLAGGHQRSNAALALQLARTWLQRRGYEAGPEVLPEVPLSTELLAQPSVPLAPVFRPSDAMIQGLRDTEWLGRTQVLPHGAVTWYLDGAHTTSSVQACVRWFRQAALSHDKPQDGSEVRVLLFNATGDRDTAALLKLLLPCHFDYAVFCPNFTELSVTGSADQQNFTVTLENALTRCLENQKTWGRLLEEKGGQETPWLSPPRQVGGLLEPAPLRGGGAALLLVPPAERPLNSPSLVFPCLSHALQWIAQGRDPHLPAPPPKGGAHPQPVASSGAVLLQEAAAIHVLVTGSLHLVGGVLKLLDPSLSQ is encoded by the exons ATGATAAAGGACACCTATAAG GACGCCATCCGCACGCTGAACTCGCTGCAGACCAACGCCAGTTTCCTGGAGCAGCTCCGCAGGGAGCGCCCCGACCCCCGGGCACAGCTGGAGGCCATGAGGGGCTTCCTGGAGAGGAGCGGGCtgcag GGGTCCCACGGGGTGGCTGACCTGCAGGTGGAGGACCTGGACGGGCTGAACATCATCCACGTCACCGGGACGAAGGGCAAG GGCTCAGCGTGCGCCTTCACCGAGCGCATCCTCCGCGGCTACGGGCTGAAGACCGGCTTCTACAG ctccccgcaCCTGGTGCAGGTGCGCGAGCGGATCCGCATCAACGGGCAGCCGCTCAGCAAGGAGCTCTTCAGCAAGTACTTCTGGCTGGTCTACAACCGCCTGGAGGAGACCAAG GACGCGGCGCAGGCCAGCATGCCGGCGTATTTCCGCTtcctcaccatcatggccttcCACGTCTTCCTGCAGGAAAAG GTGGACCTGGCGGTGCTGGAGGTGGGCATCGGCGGCGCCTACGACTGCACCAACATCATCAG GACCCCCGTGGTGTGCGGCGTCTCCTCACTGGGCATCGACCACACCAGCATCCTGGGGGACACGGTGGAGAAGATCGCCTGGCAGAAGGGGGGCATTTTTAAG CCCGGTGTGCCGGCGTTCACCGTGCCGCAGCCCGAGCGGCCGCTGGAGGTGCTGCGGGACCGAGCCCGGGAGCTTGGG TGCCCCCTCTACGTCTGCCCGGAGCTGGACGCCTTCGAGGCCGGGAGCCAAgcgctggagctggggctggcggGCGGCCACCAGCGCTCCAACGCCGCGCTGGCACTGCAGCTCGCCAGGACGTGGCTGCAGCGGCGGGGCTACGAGG CAGGTCCCGAGGTCTTGCCGGAGGTGCCGCTCAGCACGGAGCTGTTGGCACAGCCATCGGTGCCGCTGGCGCCCGTGTTTCGTCCCAGCGATGCCATGATCCAAG gtttGAGGGACACGGAGTGGCTGGGCCGCACGCAGGTGCTGCCCCACGGCGCCGTGACCTGGTACCTGGACGGGGCGCACACCACCAGCAGCGTCCAGGCCTGCGTCCGCTGGTTCCGCCAGGCTGCCCTCAGCCACGACAAGCCCCAGGA CGGCTCCGAGGTGCGTGTGCTGCTCTTCAACGCCACGGGGGACCGGGACACGGCCGCGCTGCtcaagctgctgctg ccctgccactTCGACTACGCCGTCTTCTGCCCCAACTTCACGGAGCTGTCAGTGACCGGCAGTGCTG ACCAACAAAACTTCACCGTGACCCTGGAGAACGCCCTGACCCGCTGCCTGGAGAACCAGAAGACGTGGGGgcggctgctggaggagaaggggggcCAGGAGACCCCCTGGTTGTCCCCCCCCCGGCAagtgggggggctgctggagccgGCCCCCTtacggggagggggggcagccctgctgctggtgccccCAGCCGAGCGCCCCCTCAACTCCCCCTCCCTCGTCTTCCCCTGCCTCTCCCACGCCCTGCAGTGGATCGCCCAGGGCCGGGACCCCCacctccccgcgcccccccccaaGGGGGGGGCACACCCCCAGCCCgtggccagcagcggggccgtgctgctgcaggaggcggCCGCCATCCACGTCCTCGTCACCGGCAGCCTGCACCTGGTGGGGGGGGTCCTCAAGCTGCTGGACCCCTCCCTGTCCCAGTGA
- the FPGS gene encoding folylpolyglutamate synthase, mitochondrial isoform X2 yields the protein MVARGLRALRAAAAGRGRGGRRGLSTRPARAPAADYQDAIRTLNSLQTNASFLEQLRRERPDPRAQLEAMRGFLERSGLQGSHGVADLQVEDLDGLNIIHVTGTKGKGSACAFTERILRGYGLKTGFYSSPHLVQVRERIRINGQPLSKELFSKYFWLVYNRLEETKDAAQASMPAYFRFLTIMAFHVFLQEKVDLAVLEVGIGGAYDCTNIIRTPVVCGVSSLGIDHTSILGDTVEKIAWQKGGIFKPGVPAFTVPQPERPLEVLRDRARELGCPLYVCPELDAFEAGSQALELGLAGGHQRSNAALALQLARTWLQRRGYEGPEVLPEVPLSTELLAQPSVPLAPVFRPSDAMIQGLRDTEWLGRTQVLPHGAVTWYLDGAHTTSSVQACVRWFRQAALSHDKPQDGSEVRVLLFNATGDRDTAALLKLLLPCHFDYAVFCPNFTELSVTGSADQQNFTVTLENALTRCLENQKTWGRLLEEKGGQETPWLSPPRQVGGLLEPAPLRGGGAALLLVPPAERPLNSPSLVFPCLSHALQWIAQGRDPHLPAPPPKGGAHPQPVASSGAVLLQEAAAIHVLVTGSLHLVGGVLKLLDPSLSQ from the exons ATGGTGGCGCGGGGGCTGCGCGCGCTGCGGGccgcggcggcggggagggggaggggggggaggagggggctgagcacGCGCCCCGCGCGCGCCCCCGCCGCGGATTATCAg GACGCCATCCGCACGCTGAACTCGCTGCAGACCAACGCCAGTTTCCTGGAGCAGCTCCGCAGGGAGCGCCCCGACCCCCGGGCACAGCTGGAGGCCATGAGGGGCTTCCTGGAGAGGAGCGGGCtgcag GGGTCCCACGGGGTGGCTGACCTGCAGGTGGAGGACCTGGACGGGCTGAACATCATCCACGTCACCGGGACGAAGGGCAAG GGCTCAGCGTGCGCCTTCACCGAGCGCATCCTCCGCGGCTACGGGCTGAAGACCGGCTTCTACAG ctccccgcaCCTGGTGCAGGTGCGCGAGCGGATCCGCATCAACGGGCAGCCGCTCAGCAAGGAGCTCTTCAGCAAGTACTTCTGGCTGGTCTACAACCGCCTGGAGGAGACCAAG GACGCGGCGCAGGCCAGCATGCCGGCGTATTTCCGCTtcctcaccatcatggccttcCACGTCTTCCTGCAGGAAAAG GTGGACCTGGCGGTGCTGGAGGTGGGCATCGGCGGCGCCTACGACTGCACCAACATCATCAG GACCCCCGTGGTGTGCGGCGTCTCCTCACTGGGCATCGACCACACCAGCATCCTGGGGGACACGGTGGAGAAGATCGCCTGGCAGAAGGGGGGCATTTTTAAG CCCGGTGTGCCGGCGTTCACCGTGCCGCAGCCCGAGCGGCCGCTGGAGGTGCTGCGGGACCGAGCCCGGGAGCTTGGG TGCCCCCTCTACGTCTGCCCGGAGCTGGACGCCTTCGAGGCCGGGAGCCAAgcgctggagctggggctggcggGCGGCCACCAGCGCTCCAACGCCGCGCTGGCACTGCAGCTCGCCAGGACGTGGCTGCAGCGGCGGGGCTACGAGG GTCCCGAGGTCTTGCCGGAGGTGCCGCTCAGCACGGAGCTGTTGGCACAGCCATCGGTGCCGCTGGCGCCCGTGTTTCGTCCCAGCGATGCCATGATCCAAG gtttGAGGGACACGGAGTGGCTGGGCCGCACGCAGGTGCTGCCCCACGGCGCCGTGACCTGGTACCTGGACGGGGCGCACACCACCAGCAGCGTCCAGGCCTGCGTCCGCTGGTTCCGCCAGGCTGCCCTCAGCCACGACAAGCCCCAGGA CGGCTCCGAGGTGCGTGTGCTGCTCTTCAACGCCACGGGGGACCGGGACACGGCCGCGCTGCtcaagctgctgctg ccctgccactTCGACTACGCCGTCTTCTGCCCCAACTTCACGGAGCTGTCAGTGACCGGCAGTGCTG ACCAACAAAACTTCACCGTGACCCTGGAGAACGCCCTGACCCGCTGCCTGGAGAACCAGAAGACGTGGGGgcggctgctggaggagaaggggggcCAGGAGACCCCCTGGTTGTCCCCCCCCCGGCAagtgggggggctgctggagccgGCCCCCTtacggggagggggggcagccctgctgctggtgccccCAGCCGAGCGCCCCCTCAACTCCCCCTCCCTCGTCTTCCCCTGCCTCTCCCACGCCCTGCAGTGGATCGCCCAGGGCCGGGACCCCCacctccccgcgcccccccccaaGGGGGGGGCACACCCCCAGCCCgtggccagcagcggggccgtgctgctgcaggaggcggCCGCCATCCACGTCCTCGTCACCGGCAGCCTGCACCTGGTGGGGGGGGTCCTCAAGCTGCTGGACCCCTCCCTGTCCCAGTGA
- the FPGS gene encoding folylpolyglutamate synthase, mitochondrial isoform X1: protein MVARGLRALRAAAAGRGRGGRRGLSTRPARAPAADYQDAIRTLNSLQTNASFLEQLRRERPDPRAQLEAMRGFLERSGLQGSHGVADLQVEDLDGLNIIHVTGTKGKGSACAFTERILRGYGLKTGFYSSPHLVQVRERIRINGQPLSKELFSKYFWLVYNRLEETKDAAQASMPAYFRFLTIMAFHVFLQEKVDLAVLEVGIGGAYDCTNIIRTPVVCGVSSLGIDHTSILGDTVEKIAWQKGGIFKPGVPAFTVPQPERPLEVLRDRARELGCPLYVCPELDAFEAGSQALELGLAGGHQRSNAALALQLARTWLQRRGYEAGPEVLPEVPLSTELLAQPSVPLAPVFRPSDAMIQGLRDTEWLGRTQVLPHGAVTWYLDGAHTTSSVQACVRWFRQAALSHDKPQDGSEVRVLLFNATGDRDTAALLKLLLPCHFDYAVFCPNFTELSVTGSADQQNFTVTLENALTRCLENQKTWGRLLEEKGGQETPWLSPPRQVGGLLEPAPLRGGGAALLLVPPAERPLNSPSLVFPCLSHALQWIAQGRDPHLPAPPPKGGAHPQPVASSGAVLLQEAAAIHVLVTGSLHLVGGVLKLLDPSLSQ, encoded by the exons ATGGTGGCGCGGGGGCTGCGCGCGCTGCGGGccgcggcggcggggagggggaggggggggaggagggggctgagcacGCGCCCCGCGCGCGCCCCCGCCGCGGATTATCAg GACGCCATCCGCACGCTGAACTCGCTGCAGACCAACGCCAGTTTCCTGGAGCAGCTCCGCAGGGAGCGCCCCGACCCCCGGGCACAGCTGGAGGCCATGAGGGGCTTCCTGGAGAGGAGCGGGCtgcag GGGTCCCACGGGGTGGCTGACCTGCAGGTGGAGGACCTGGACGGGCTGAACATCATCCACGTCACCGGGACGAAGGGCAAG GGCTCAGCGTGCGCCTTCACCGAGCGCATCCTCCGCGGCTACGGGCTGAAGACCGGCTTCTACAG ctccccgcaCCTGGTGCAGGTGCGCGAGCGGATCCGCATCAACGGGCAGCCGCTCAGCAAGGAGCTCTTCAGCAAGTACTTCTGGCTGGTCTACAACCGCCTGGAGGAGACCAAG GACGCGGCGCAGGCCAGCATGCCGGCGTATTTCCGCTtcctcaccatcatggccttcCACGTCTTCCTGCAGGAAAAG GTGGACCTGGCGGTGCTGGAGGTGGGCATCGGCGGCGCCTACGACTGCACCAACATCATCAG GACCCCCGTGGTGTGCGGCGTCTCCTCACTGGGCATCGACCACACCAGCATCCTGGGGGACACGGTGGAGAAGATCGCCTGGCAGAAGGGGGGCATTTTTAAG CCCGGTGTGCCGGCGTTCACCGTGCCGCAGCCCGAGCGGCCGCTGGAGGTGCTGCGGGACCGAGCCCGGGAGCTTGGG TGCCCCCTCTACGTCTGCCCGGAGCTGGACGCCTTCGAGGCCGGGAGCCAAgcgctggagctggggctggcggGCGGCCACCAGCGCTCCAACGCCGCGCTGGCACTGCAGCTCGCCAGGACGTGGCTGCAGCGGCGGGGCTACGAGG CAGGTCCCGAGGTCTTGCCGGAGGTGCCGCTCAGCACGGAGCTGTTGGCACAGCCATCGGTGCCGCTGGCGCCCGTGTTTCGTCCCAGCGATGCCATGATCCAAG gtttGAGGGACACGGAGTGGCTGGGCCGCACGCAGGTGCTGCCCCACGGCGCCGTGACCTGGTACCTGGACGGGGCGCACACCACCAGCAGCGTCCAGGCCTGCGTCCGCTGGTTCCGCCAGGCTGCCCTCAGCCACGACAAGCCCCAGGA CGGCTCCGAGGTGCGTGTGCTGCTCTTCAACGCCACGGGGGACCGGGACACGGCCGCGCTGCtcaagctgctgctg ccctgccactTCGACTACGCCGTCTTCTGCCCCAACTTCACGGAGCTGTCAGTGACCGGCAGTGCTG ACCAACAAAACTTCACCGTGACCCTGGAGAACGCCCTGACCCGCTGCCTGGAGAACCAGAAGACGTGGGGgcggctgctggaggagaaggggggcCAGGAGACCCCCTGGTTGTCCCCCCCCCGGCAagtgggggggctgctggagccgGCCCCCTtacggggagggggggcagccctgctgctggtgccccCAGCCGAGCGCCCCCTCAACTCCCCCTCCCTCGTCTTCCCCTGCCTCTCCCACGCCCTGCAGTGGATCGCCCAGGGCCGGGACCCCCacctccccgcgcccccccccaaGGGGGGGGCACACCCCCAGCCCgtggccagcagcggggccgtgctgctgcaggaggcggCCGCCATCCACGTCCTCGTCACCGGCAGCCTGCACCTGGTGGGGGGGGTCCTCAAGCTGCTGGACCCCTCCCTGTCCCAGTGA
- the FPGS gene encoding folylpolyglutamate synthase, mitochondrial isoform X5: MIKDTYKDAIRTLNSLQTNASFLEQLRRERPDPRAQLEAMRGFLERSGLQVEDLDGLNIIHVTGTKGKGSACAFTERILRGYGLKTGFYSSPHLVQVRERIRINGQPLSKELFSKYFWLVYNRLEETKDAAQASMPAYFRFLTIMAFHVFLQEKVDLAVLEVGIGGAYDCTNIIRTPVVCGVSSLGIDHTSILGDTVEKIAWQKGGIFKPGVPAFTVPQPERPLEVLRDRARELGCPLYVCPELDAFEAGSQALELGLAGGHQRSNAALALQLARTWLQRRGYEAGPEVLPEVPLSTELLAQPSVPLAPVFRPSDAMIQGLRDTEWLGRTQVLPHGAVTWYLDGAHTTSSVQACVRWFRQAALSHDKPQDGSEVRVLLFNATGDRDTAALLKLLLPCHFDYAVFCPNFTELSVTGSADQQNFTVTLENALTRCLENQKTWGRLLEEKGGQETPWLSPPRQVGGLLEPAPLRGGGAALLLVPPAERPLNSPSLVFPCLSHALQWIAQGRDPHLPAPPPKGGAHPQPVASSGAVLLQEAAAIHVLVTGSLHLVGGVLKLLDPSLSQ, translated from the exons ATGATAAAGGACACCTATAAG GACGCCATCCGCACGCTGAACTCGCTGCAGACCAACGCCAGTTTCCTGGAGCAGCTCCGCAGGGAGCGCCCCGACCCCCGGGCACAGCTGGAGGCCATGAGGGGCTTCCTGGAGAGGAGCGGGCtgcag GTGGAGGACCTGGACGGGCTGAACATCATCCACGTCACCGGGACGAAGGGCAAG GGCTCAGCGTGCGCCTTCACCGAGCGCATCCTCCGCGGCTACGGGCTGAAGACCGGCTTCTACAG ctccccgcaCCTGGTGCAGGTGCGCGAGCGGATCCGCATCAACGGGCAGCCGCTCAGCAAGGAGCTCTTCAGCAAGTACTTCTGGCTGGTCTACAACCGCCTGGAGGAGACCAAG GACGCGGCGCAGGCCAGCATGCCGGCGTATTTCCGCTtcctcaccatcatggccttcCACGTCTTCCTGCAGGAAAAG GTGGACCTGGCGGTGCTGGAGGTGGGCATCGGCGGCGCCTACGACTGCACCAACATCATCAG GACCCCCGTGGTGTGCGGCGTCTCCTCACTGGGCATCGACCACACCAGCATCCTGGGGGACACGGTGGAGAAGATCGCCTGGCAGAAGGGGGGCATTTTTAAG CCCGGTGTGCCGGCGTTCACCGTGCCGCAGCCCGAGCGGCCGCTGGAGGTGCTGCGGGACCGAGCCCGGGAGCTTGGG TGCCCCCTCTACGTCTGCCCGGAGCTGGACGCCTTCGAGGCCGGGAGCCAAgcgctggagctggggctggcggGCGGCCACCAGCGCTCCAACGCCGCGCTGGCACTGCAGCTCGCCAGGACGTGGCTGCAGCGGCGGGGCTACGAGG CAGGTCCCGAGGTCTTGCCGGAGGTGCCGCTCAGCACGGAGCTGTTGGCACAGCCATCGGTGCCGCTGGCGCCCGTGTTTCGTCCCAGCGATGCCATGATCCAAG gtttGAGGGACACGGAGTGGCTGGGCCGCACGCAGGTGCTGCCCCACGGCGCCGTGACCTGGTACCTGGACGGGGCGCACACCACCAGCAGCGTCCAGGCCTGCGTCCGCTGGTTCCGCCAGGCTGCCCTCAGCCACGACAAGCCCCAGGA CGGCTCCGAGGTGCGTGTGCTGCTCTTCAACGCCACGGGGGACCGGGACACGGCCGCGCTGCtcaagctgctgctg ccctgccactTCGACTACGCCGTCTTCTGCCCCAACTTCACGGAGCTGTCAGTGACCGGCAGTGCTG ACCAACAAAACTTCACCGTGACCCTGGAGAACGCCCTGACCCGCTGCCTGGAGAACCAGAAGACGTGGGGgcggctgctggaggagaaggggggcCAGGAGACCCCCTGGTTGTCCCCCCCCCGGCAagtgggggggctgctggagccgGCCCCCTtacggggagggggggcagccctgctgctggtgccccCAGCCGAGCGCCCCCTCAACTCCCCCTCCCTCGTCTTCCCCTGCCTCTCCCACGCCCTGCAGTGGATCGCCCAGGGCCGGGACCCCCacctccccgcgcccccccccaaGGGGGGGGCACACCCCCAGCCCgtggccagcagcggggccgtgctgctgcaggaggcggCCGCCATCCACGTCCTCGTCACCGGCAGCCTGCACCTGGTGGGGGGGGTCCTCAAGCTGCTGGACCCCTCCCTGTCCCAGTGA